One Acetomicrobium sp. S15 = DSM 107314 DNA window includes the following coding sequences:
- a CDS encoding ABC transporter permease subunit, translating to MSNLLTAVSVGVLFVFLWWANNNLDQFTLRVMRTGAVYIVAAVAYNLVNGITGQFSLGPNGFMAIGGYAMALLMLPLEQKKFVWFLEPQMWPFNSFSLSGEFFIVALIVGGLLGALGALTVGIPSFQLRGDYLAIATFGFGEIIFVLANNLIPFTNGPLGIKGIPEYANIYWCFGSAVVATLFVKNLVNSSYGRAMKGIREDEIAAEAMGVDIFRTKMQAFLVSGFFAAVAGGLLGALVTTVSPSLFTFMMTFNLLIIIVLGGLGSITGSVITAFGFAVAMELLRVMEAPINIGPIHLPGIAGMRMVIFSILLIVLMIFWRRGLFGQWDFSWNWLLSKIGITSKAAEAISPVEQSGSSGSTVTSVGAEIHEDGVLMSLQNLTIRFGGLVAVSDFSLDIKKGEIVGLIGPNGAGKTTIFNMITGQYTPDSGRIFFDGSDITGWRPNLIAKVGIARTFQNIRLFGELSVLDNVLVSEHLGIKSSLLTAALGLPKYLSEEKEARSRAMALLRLVGLADLYDVQAGALPYGQQRQLEIARALATHPKLLLLDEPAAGMNPEETKRLMAFIRELRDRFSLTIFLIEHHMEVVMGICERIRVLDYGVSIAEGTPKEIQTNPRVIAAYLGEEEG from the coding sequence TTGTCAAACCTGCTCACGGCCGTGTCGGTGGGAGTGCTCTTCGTATTTTTGTGGTGGGCCAATAATAATCTCGACCAGTTTACGTTGAGGGTCATGCGCACTGGTGCTGTTTATATAGTAGCTGCGGTGGCATATAATTTGGTTAACGGAATAACTGGACAATTTTCGCTGGGGCCAAACGGTTTCATGGCCATAGGCGGGTATGCCATGGCACTTTTAATGCTTCCGCTGGAACAGAAGAAATTCGTCTGGTTTTTGGAGCCTCAAATGTGGCCCTTCAACTCCTTTTCCCTCTCCGGGGAATTCTTCATTGTGGCGCTCATCGTGGGTGGCCTCTTAGGTGCCTTAGGTGCGTTAACAGTGGGCATACCTTCGTTCCAGTTGCGCGGCGATTATTTGGCCATAGCCACGTTCGGCTTCGGCGAGATCATATTTGTCTTGGCCAACAACCTCATCCCCTTTACCAACGGTCCCCTGGGGATAAAGGGGATACCGGAGTATGCCAATATATATTGGTGCTTCGGTTCCGCCGTGGTGGCTACCCTCTTTGTAAAGAACTTGGTCAATTCAAGCTATGGAAGGGCAATGAAAGGCATAAGAGAGGATGAAATAGCCGCTGAAGCTATGGGCGTGGACATCTTTCGCACGAAGATGCAAGCTTTCCTCGTGAGCGGTTTCTTCGCCGCTGTGGCCGGCGGCCTCCTCGGGGCTCTGGTCACTACGGTTTCTCCCAGCCTCTTCACTTTTATGATGACTTTTAACCTCCTAATAATCATAGTCCTTGGAGGATTGGGCAGTATAACCGGTTCGGTGATAACCGCTTTCGGTTTTGCCGTGGCGATGGAACTGCTGCGAGTTATGGAGGCCCCGATAAACATCGGCCCGATCCACCTGCCTGGCATAGCCGGTATGCGGATGGTCATCTTTTCCATTCTCCTCATAGTGCTCATGATCTTCTGGAGGCGGGGTCTTTTTGGCCAATGGGATTTTTCGTGGAATTGGCTGCTCTCTAAGATTGGCATAACGTCAAAGGCTGCAGAGGCTATTTCGCCAGTCGAACAGAGTGGTTCGTCGGGGTCAACTGTCACTTCCGTTGGAGCGGAGATCCACGAGGATGGAGTGTTAATGAGCCTTCAAAATCTCACAATACGCTTCGGCGGCTTGGTGGCCGTGAGCGATTTTTCCTTGGATATCAAAAAAGGCGAGATAGTGGGGCTAATAGGCCCGAACGGGGCTGGCAAGACGACCATATTCAACATGATAACTGGCCAGTATACTCCGGATTCTGGGCGCATATTCTTTGATGGCAGTGATATAACCGGATGGCGTCCGAATCTCATCGCCAAAGTGGGGATAGCGCGCACCTTCCAGAACATTCGCCTCTTTGGAGAACTGTCCGTGTTGGACAACGTCCTGGTCTCAGAGCACTTAGGGATCAAATCCTCCCTATTGACTGCCGCCCTCGGGCTTCCCAAGTATCTCTCTGAGGAAAAGGAAGCGAGATCGCGGGCCATGGCGCTTTTGAGGCTGGTCGGCTTGGCGGATCTTTACGATGTACAGGCAGGGGCGCTGCCTTACGGTCAGCAGAGGCAGCTGGAGATCGCCAGGGCCTTGGCTACCCATCCGAAGCTGCTGCTCTTGGACGAGCCTGCTGCAGGCATGAACCCGGAGGAAACCAAGAGGCTCATGGCCTTCATACGAGAGTTGCGCGATCGATTTTCCTTGACTATCTTCCTGATCGAACATCATATGGAAGTGGTGATGGGCATATGCGAGCGGATAAGAGTCCTGGATTATGGCGTATCGATCGCGGAGGGCACACCTAAAGAAATACAGACCAATCCGCGGGTCATCGCGGCTTACTTGGGGGAGGAAGAGGGATGA
- a CDS encoding ABC transporter substrate-binding protein yields MKRMIGVLICAAFLLCGGGFALAADQEPIVIGFNLEMTGQVAAYGQAAWEGANLIKDIVKPEVLGRPVVFRLLDNKSDRVEAANAAARLIEHDKAVAIIGTTISGNMLAAGEVCEKNKVPIIGPTTTNPLTTQGKKYVFRACFIDPFQARIAATYCYRDLGAKTAAILSDISNDYCVALGKFFQEQFEALGGKVVSVTYCKAGDQDYSAQLTEIKSKNPDVIYIPNYYTEAALAIRQARDLGITQPVFGADGIATEEFLAIGGSAVEGVQHTTFWHEKAAVTEIGKKYVELYKQKFGQDKEVNVFGALAADCYLIVMDAIRRAGSADPTAVAQAIEDTENLEVVTGPVTIENGDAIKPVVFRVVKNGRWEYSSIVYP; encoded by the coding sequence ATGAAAAGGATGATAGGTGTACTCATCTGCGCGGCGTTTCTATTGTGTGGTGGAGGATTTGCGCTGGCGGCAGATCAGGAGCCGATAGTCATCGGTTTCAACTTGGAGATGACCGGGCAGGTAGCGGCTTACGGCCAGGCCGCGTGGGAGGGTGCCAACCTCATCAAGGATATCGTAAAGCCCGAAGTCCTCGGCAGGCCTGTTGTATTCAGGCTTCTGGATAACAAGTCGGATCGGGTAGAGGCCGCAAATGCTGCAGCCAGGCTCATCGAACACGATAAGGCTGTAGCCATCATCGGCACTACGATAAGCGGCAACATGCTCGCTGCTGGTGAGGTCTGCGAAAAGAACAAGGTTCCCATCATCGGACCTACCACTACAAATCCGCTGACCACGCAGGGCAAAAAATATGTCTTTAGAGCTTGTTTCATCGACCCCTTCCAGGCCAGGATTGCTGCGACCTATTGCTATCGCGATTTGGGAGCTAAGACTGCTGCGATCCTCTCCGATATATCGAACGACTACTGCGTGGCGCTGGGCAAGTTCTTCCAGGAGCAATTCGAGGCCCTCGGCGGCAAGGTCGTATCAGTGACCTATTGCAAGGCAGGCGACCAAGACTACAGTGCACAACTGACCGAGATCAAGTCCAAGAACCCTGATGTCATTTATATACCTAATTATTATACAGAGGCTGCTCTTGCCATACGCCAGGCGAGAGACCTCGGCATTACTCAGCCTGTCTTCGGTGCCGATGGCATTGCTACCGAGGAGTTCCTTGCGATCGGCGGCTCGGCTGTTGAGGGCGTCCAGCACACCACCTTCTGGCATGAGAAGGCTGCGGTGACCGAGATAGGCAAGAAGTATGTTGAGCTTTACAAGCAGAAGTTCGGCCAGGATAAGGAAGTCAACGTCTTCGGCGCCCTTGCTGCCGATTGCTACCTCATAGTGATGGACGCCATTAGAAGGGCCGGCAGCGCCGATCCTACCGCCGTAGCTCAGGCTATAGAGGATACGGAAAACCTCGAGGTCGTAACCGGGCCGGTAACGATTGAAAATGGCGACGCCATAAAACCCGTGGTCTTCCGAGTGGTCAAAAACGGCAGGTGGGAGTACAGCTCCATCGTATACCCGTAA
- the grdA gene encoding glycine/sarcosine/betaine reductase complex selenoprotein A: MKDLRGKKLILLGDSDGVASSLMEECFAGEGEVAFSATECFLURGLLAMDWQVQSKVKEIASACGAENVVVVLGVRDPEAAKTYAETVTAGDPTFVGPLAGVPLGLTVCHILEPEVMERIEPSLRERLEALKGSESARSAADAVRRVRERSGRRDP, from the coding sequence GTGAAAGACCTGCGCGGCAAGAAGCTCATACTCTTGGGAGATAGCGACGGCGTTGCTTCCTCTCTTATGGAAGAGTGCTTTGCCGGTGAAGGAGAGGTCGCCTTTTCTGCGACGGAGTGCTTCCTCTGACGCGGCCTTTTGGCCATGGACTGGCAGGTGCAGTCGAAGGTAAAAGAGATCGCATCCGCCTGCGGCGCCGAAAACGTCGTGGTGGTTTTGGGCGTCCGCGATCCCGAGGCGGCTAAAACTTATGCGGAGACCGTGACTGCAGGCGATCCCACCTTTGTCGGTCCCTTGGCCGGGGTCCCGTTGGGACTCACCGTCTGTCACATCCTGGAACCGGAGGTTATGGAGAGAATTGAACCTTCCCTGAGAGAGAGGCTCGAGGCACTAAAGGGGAGCGAAAGCGCAAGGAGCGCGGCAGATGCCGTAAGGAGGGTCAGAGAGCGATCTGGCCGCCGCGATCCATGA
- a CDS encoding ABC transporter ATP-binding protein, with translation MLAIENLHVYYGGIHALKGISMEVPEGSIVTLIGANGAGKSTTLRAITGLIRPRQGSVKLKGRDINRLPTHQIVQSGVAMVPEGRKIFRNLTVRENLMMGAYHRSDASAVQRDFEYVISLFPRLEERLSQKGGTLSGGEQQMLAIGRALMSGPSLLCLDEPSLGLAPLLVREVFKALENVHDEGRTILLIEQNARAALKLADYAYVLETGVIKMQGKASNLLENEDVRKAYLGG, from the coding sequence ATGCTCGCGATAGAAAACCTTCATGTCTACTACGGGGGCATTCATGCCCTTAAAGGGATTTCCATGGAGGTGCCGGAGGGCTCCATCGTTACCCTCATAGGGGCCAATGGGGCCGGGAAGAGTACGACGCTTCGGGCTATAACGGGTCTGATTAGGCCTCGGCAGGGTTCGGTAAAGCTGAAAGGAAGGGACATAAACAGGCTCCCCACACATCAGATTGTTCAGTCCGGCGTGGCTATGGTGCCGGAGGGGAGGAAAATCTTTCGGAACCTCACCGTCAGAGAGAACCTGATGATGGGCGCTTACCATCGCAGCGATGCGTCTGCCGTGCAAAGGGACTTTGAATACGTCATCAGCCTCTTTCCGAGGCTCGAAGAGCGTTTGTCCCAAAAGGGCGGGACCCTTTCAGGTGGAGAGCAGCAGATGCTTGCCATTGGCAGAGCCCTCATGTCTGGACCGTCGCTTTTATGCCTCGATGAACCATCGCTCGGCCTTGCGCCGCTCCTCGTGCGTGAAGTCTTTAAGGCCCTGGAGAACGTTCATGATGAGGGGCGCACCATCTTGCTGATAGAGCAGAATGCGAGGGCAGCTCTAAAGTTAGCCGACTATGCCTATGTCCTCGAGACCGGCGTCATAAAGATGCAGGGAAAGGCGAGCAATCTCTTGGAGAACGAAGATGTCCGCAAGGCTTACTTAGGCGGTTAG
- a CDS encoding ABC transporter permease subunit: protein MNLEALIQQLMNGLSLGSLYALIAIGYTMVYGILRLINFAHGDIFMVGAYCAFFFVAIFRLPWFLSALLAIGLTALVGMSVERIAYRPVRNAPRISALITALGVSFFIENLGLVTVGARPKAFARPEIMAKVVKIGPAAVSAVSIWVPILSVLLLLALMYVVYRTKAGMAMRAVSTDIETTRLMGADVDRIISFTFALGSALAAAGGIMWACKYPQINPLMGIYPGWKAFTAAVVGGIGNITGAMLGGLLIGMVEIMTVAFFPGLSGYRDGIIFTLLLVFLLVKPTGILGESLKEKV from the coding sequence GTGAACTTGGAGGCCCTCATACAACAACTTATGAATGGCCTGTCGTTGGGTAGTCTTTATGCGCTTATCGCCATAGGATATACGATGGTGTATGGCATACTTCGGCTGATAAATTTTGCCCATGGCGATATATTTATGGTAGGAGCTTATTGCGCATTCTTTTTTGTGGCGATTTTTCGCCTTCCATGGTTTTTGTCTGCCCTTCTGGCCATAGGGCTCACTGCGCTGGTCGGCATGTCCGTCGAGAGGATAGCCTACCGCCCGGTGAGAAATGCTCCGAGGATTTCTGCTCTAATAACAGCTCTCGGCGTGTCGTTTTTTATAGAGAACCTGGGCCTCGTAACCGTCGGCGCTCGTCCAAAGGCCTTCGCGAGGCCGGAAATCATGGCGAAAGTCGTAAAGATAGGGCCTGCCGCCGTTTCTGCTGTCTCGATATGGGTGCCCATATTGAGCGTACTCCTTCTTTTGGCTTTGATGTATGTGGTCTATCGGACCAAGGCCGGCATGGCAATGAGGGCTGTATCCACCGACATCGAGACCACTCGCCTAATGGGGGCGGATGTGGACAGGATAATCTCTTTTACTTTTGCTTTAGGGTCTGCCTTGGCTGCAGCCGGAGGGATAATGTGGGCGTGCAAATATCCTCAAATAAACCCTCTAATGGGCATCTACCCTGGGTGGAAGGCCTTCACCGCTGCGGTGGTCGGCGGCATAGGCAACATAACCGGAGCCATGTTGGGAGGACTGTTGATCGGCATGGTTGAGATAATGACCGTAGCATTTTTCCCAGGCCTTTCGGGTTACCGTGACGGCATAATCTTCACGCTCCTTTTGGTGTTTTTGCTCGTCAAGCCCACGGGCATCCTTGGCGAATCCTTGAAGGAAAAGGTGTAA
- a CDS encoding AI-2E family transporter yields the protein MMNYDHHRQRLPKSKAYTINWYSFQTLLLLLGFLCVVAAGVVLRSARSVVMPLVIAWLFSFIFKPAIHKLEEKRIPRGLAVSLLLTLFFIICLLVFAILYRQLLPFVNAFPGYYSRLINIIEEVGQRTDLPTDFLVELNLGRRLTSLLFALPGKTISLVSSFFLIIVFLVFILLGTPAFAEKLKRAFSTTTAERAQQIINDISRQIGRYLFTTVIISASTGLAVWAALVVIGVDFAVNWGVLAFILNFIPYIGSFLASIPPILVAIVKFYPDLKPAITTSITLLLIQVSIGNFLAPKVVGDALNINPIVVLLSLLFWGWLWGGVGAVLAVPIAVIIKIICENIPILRPIAIFMESR from the coding sequence ATGATGAATTATGATCATCATAGACAAAGACTCCCAAAGAGTAAAGCTTATACTATAAATTGGTATAGTTTTCAAACTCTATTATTGTTGTTAGGCTTTCTTTGTGTTGTGGCGGCAGGAGTAGTTCTTCGTTCCGCGAGAAGTGTTGTCATGCCTTTGGTGATAGCGTGGTTGTTCTCGTTTATATTTAAACCGGCGATACACAAATTGGAAGAAAAAAGAATACCCAGAGGTCTTGCTGTATCTTTGCTTCTTACGCTCTTTTTTATTATTTGTTTATTGGTATTTGCCATACTTTACAGACAATTATTGCCCTTTGTGAATGCGTTTCCGGGCTACTATAGCCGTCTGATAAATATCATAGAAGAGGTTGGCCAAAGAACGGACTTGCCAACGGACTTTTTGGTGGAACTCAACTTGGGAAGGCGATTGACCTCGTTACTTTTTGCACTCCCTGGCAAAACTATCTCCCTTGTGAGTAGCTTTTTCCTAATTATCGTGTTTTTGGTTTTCATATTGCTTGGGACGCCAGCCTTCGCTGAAAAACTTAAGCGTGCCTTTTCTACGACGACAGCAGAGCGAGCCCAACAGATCATTAACGACATATCGCGCCAAATAGGCCGCTATCTGTTTACAACTGTTATTATTAGCGCTTCGACTGGTTTGGCTGTTTGGGCAGCTTTGGTTGTCATAGGTGTCGATTTTGCCGTTAACTGGGGAGTGCTTGCTTTTATATTGAATTTCATTCCCTATATTGGGTCGTTTCTGGCTTCCATCCCACCGATTTTGGTGGCAATCGTGAAGTTTTATCCTGACCTCAAACCTGCAATTACGACGTCCATCACTCTTTTGCTGATACAAGTGAGCATCGGGAACTTCCTAGCTCCTAAGGTCGTGGGAGATGCCCTTAATATCAACCCTATTGTGGTCCTGTTGTCATTGCTTTTTTGGGGTTGGCTGTGGGGCGGAGTTGGAGCTGTATTGGCCGTTCCCATTGCCGTCATTATCAAGATTATTTGTGAAAATATACCTATTCTTCGGCCAATAGCAATTTTCATGGAATCAAGATAA
- a CDS encoding DUF5940 domain-containing protein has product MSDVEVAGFAFCLAHVPDLVKGDNCPIGDAVWDYDQVCAYVPNQACIGGIDLEALALHPRPWRENPICNAGRWGKFGEIMPQEEFLALLQICDSFGFVSLEEVFAQRSFEKLAAHPLMSGNLLAKLRDGCQAAEIEERVRKGALPIRSRGEVVGCVRDGGDPFLSPLLLLENLSCKAIGALALLHLLSAAGLSPDDLDYAIESSMCAAGDGVARGCGGFARACAEVLGCSNAGGCDIRASEAGPAAGVIAGAAQVACGLRRNVAIIAGSSFSELHRSSFELRKKGLPMACDCIGGVAILLTPAGGRSPILRLDAVGRLPIGVGSSPRVLVSHLVFDPLDRAGLSASSVDKYAVCLSNPEICAPLGLGDPAEDSVKMIAASASMRGEIERGEVEGFVKRHGTHGFISCGGPLASGVSYLGHFAEAASKGKARIAMVVGKGSLFPSRLTNQVEGVSFIVEFPA; this is encoded by the coding sequence ATGAGCGACGTAGAGGTGGCGGGGTTTGCCTTCTGCCTCGCCCATGTGCCGGACCTCGTCAAAGGAGACAATTGCCCCATAGGAGACGCGGTATGGGATTACGATCAGGTTTGCGCCTATGTCCCCAATCAAGCGTGCATAGGCGGCATAGATCTCGAGGCATTGGCGCTACATCCGCGTCCCTGGCGCGAAAACCCCATCTGTAACGCGGGTAGGTGGGGCAAGTTCGGAGAGATTATGCCTCAGGAGGAGTTTCTGGCCCTCTTACAGATATGTGATTCCTTCGGTTTCGTCTCTCTGGAAGAGGTGTTTGCGCAGCGCTCTTTCGAGAAGCTCGCCGCTCATCCGCTAATGAGTGGAAACCTGTTGGCTAAGCTCAGGGATGGGTGTCAGGCGGCAGAAATAGAAGAAAGGGTTCGAAAGGGAGCTCTTCCGATCCGCTCTCGTGGCGAGGTGGTAGGATGTGTACGCGATGGCGGCGATCCTTTTCTTTCCCCGCTCCTTTTGCTCGAAAATCTCTCTTGCAAGGCTATCGGCGCATTGGCCCTCCTGCACCTGCTGTCCGCCGCAGGCCTTTCGCCCGATGATTTGGATTACGCGATCGAATCTTCCATGTGTGCCGCCGGAGACGGGGTCGCCAGAGGATGCGGCGGCTTTGCCAGGGCTTGTGCTGAGGTGCTGGGCTGCAGCAACGCCGGCGGCTGCGATATCAGGGCTTCCGAAGCTGGTCCAGCTGCCGGTGTGATAGCCGGCGCCGCTCAGGTTGCCTGTGGGCTGCGGCGCAATGTGGCTATCATAGCCGGTAGCTCCTTCTCCGAACTACACCGTAGCAGCTTTGAGCTGCGCAAAAAGGGGTTGCCGATGGCGTGTGATTGCATCGGAGGCGTCGCCATCCTCTTAACGCCGGCGGGCGGGAGGTCTCCTATTTTGCGCCTCGACGCCGTCGGCAGGCTTCCTATAGGCGTGGGATCTTCGCCGAGGGTGCTCGTCTCGCACCTGGTCTTTGACCCGCTCGATAGGGCTGGTCTTTCTGCGTCGTCGGTGGACAAATACGCCGTATGTTTGAGCAATCCTGAAATATGCGCCCCGCTCGGGCTTGGCGATCCGGCGGAAGATAGTGTTAAAATGATCGCGGCTTCGGCTTCGATGAGGGGGGAAATCGAGAGAGGAGAGGTGGAGGGTTTTGTAAAGCGACACGGCACCCATGGTTTCATCTCCTGTGGCGGACCGCTCGCCTCCGGCGTCTCCTATCTGGGGCACTTTGCTGAAGCTGCAAGCAAGGGGAAGGCGCGCATCGCAATGGTAGTTGGCAAGGGAAGCCTTTTCCCATCTCGTCTGACAAATCAGGTTGAGGGCGTTTCCTTCATCGTGGAATTTCCTGCGTGA
- a CDS encoding sodium-dependent transporter, with protein sequence MRVVERESLATRLGFILVSAGCAIGLGNVWRFPFITGRYGGAAFVIMYLVFLAILGFPVMVAEFAMGRASRRNLAGAMLALEPKGTKWHIYGYIGVLGNLILMMFYTVVSGWFFAYFFRIAMGRFVGLTPDQVGATFGAFLGNTTELIVWTIVVIALGYGICAIGLRAGVERAAKFLMTGLFLLMIVLVVRAIALPGAGKGLAFYLKPDFSKFTWEAAYAAMGQAFFTLSLGIGSMLIFGSYIGRERSLAGESVYVILIDTTVALLAGFIIFPTCFAFGVDPGAGPGLIFVSLPNIFNAMAGGRFWGSLFFLFMIFATMTTVIAVFEHLVAFIMDEWRWSRGKACLALSIITFIAALPCALGFGPWSGFAPLGPGTVVLDLEDFIVSSNLLPIGSLLFVIFCTARYGWGWDNFIKEANAGSGMKFPMWLRGYMTYVLPIVILVLLIMGYIDFFSK encoded by the coding sequence ATGAGGGTGGTAGAGAGGGAAAGTTTAGCGACGCGTCTCGGTTTTATTTTAGTCTCTGCGGGTTGCGCCATAGGGCTTGGGAACGTCTGGCGCTTCCCCTTTATCACAGGTCGTTATGGAGGGGCTGCTTTTGTCATCATGTATCTGGTCTTTCTCGCCATATTGGGTTTCCCCGTGATGGTGGCGGAGTTTGCCATGGGCAGGGCCAGCAGACGGAACCTGGCAGGGGCCATGCTCGCTTTGGAACCGAAGGGGACGAAATGGCACATCTACGGCTATATCGGCGTATTGGGGAACTTAATCCTTATGATGTTTTATACTGTGGTATCGGGTTGGTTTTTCGCCTACTTCTTCCGTATAGCGATGGGTAGATTTGTGGGTTTAACGCCCGATCAGGTAGGAGCAACCTTTGGCGCGTTTTTAGGCAACACGACGGAGCTCATCGTTTGGACGATCGTTGTAATAGCTCTTGGCTATGGCATATGTGCTATAGGTTTGAGGGCCGGCGTGGAGCGGGCAGCGAAGTTTTTGATGACCGGGCTTTTCTTATTGATGATAGTTCTTGTCGTGAGGGCAATCGCTCTACCCGGCGCTGGGAAGGGTTTGGCCTTTTACCTGAAGCCGGATTTCAGCAAATTCACCTGGGAGGCGGCGTATGCTGCTATGGGCCAGGCATTTTTCACGCTGAGTTTAGGCATAGGCAGCATGCTCATCTTTGGCAGCTATATCGGCAGGGAGCGGTCACTCGCGGGGGAATCCGTTTATGTCATACTCATTGACACGACCGTGGCGCTCTTAGCTGGTTTCATCATATTTCCCACCTGCTTCGCCTTCGGCGTCGATCCGGGCGCAGGGCCGGGCCTGATATTCGTGTCGCTGCCCAACATATTTAACGCTATGGCCGGCGGTCGCTTTTGGGGTTCACTCTTCTTTCTCTTCATGATATTTGCCACCATGACGACGGTCATCGCAGTCTTTGAACACCTCGTGGCCTTCATCATGGACGAATGGCGTTGGAGCAGGGGGAAGGCTTGCCTGGCGTTGAGCATCATAACCTTCATAGCTGCCCTTCCTTGTGCCTTGGGCTTTGGTCCATGGAGCGGCTTTGCCCCCTTGGGCCCCGGCACTGTAGTCCTGGACCTGGAGGATTTCATCGTGAGCTCCAATCTGTTGCCTATAGGCTCGCTCTTGTTCGTCATATTTTGCACGGCGAGATATGGCTGGGGTTGGGACAACTTCATTAAGGAAGCGAACGCCGGCTCCGGCATGAAGTTTCCGATGTGGCTTCGCGGTTACATGACTTACGTTTTGCCCATAGTGATATTAGTGCTGTTGATTATGGGCTACATAGATTTCTTCTCCAAATAG